One region of Triticum aestivum cultivar Chinese Spring chromosome 6B, IWGSC CS RefSeq v2.1, whole genome shotgun sequence genomic DNA includes:
- the LOC123134279 gene encoding uncharacterized protein, which translates to MRAAAGACSGGGKDTLVASFLRFILLLLLPLTALYILYALHAILSSTYPPEHDRIMAAASVSHVTTHNHTSSMPPPPLMVTVSTPRTPPPPAIVTVPTARMPPTPATVTVVSTARMPQPPATVTVVTTARMPPPPATVTVVMTPRMPPSPAAVTVVSTARLPPLPATVTVVSTATMPPPPATVPVAVVTTARMPPSPAAVKVVSTARLPPLPATVTVVSTASTLPPSPPATIMVSTTPTTLQHLVFGIAASARMWEKRKEYIKIWWRPNSGMRGFVWLDRGVRESRVPEGLPAIKISSDTSGFPYTHRRGHRSAIRISRIVSETFRLGLPGVRWFVMGDDDTVFLPDNLLAVLGRLDHRQPYYVGSPSESHLQNIFFSYGMAFGGGGFAISQPLAARLERMQDACIRRYPWLYGSDDRIQACMAELGVPLTRHPGFHQYDVYGDLLGLLAAHPVAPLVSLHHLDVVRPLFPNVRSRPAALRRLFDGPVMLDSAGVMQQSICYDAANRWTVSVAWGFVVTVTRGVMPAREMEMPARTFLNWYRRADYKAHAFNTRPLARNQCERPALYYLASARRTVVRTGETTVTRYQRWRHRNDVRPPCRWRIPDPDALLDSVIVLKKPDPGLWDRSPMRNCCRVLSSPRKEGGGNKTMTIDVSVCKDWEYSQV; encoded by the exons ATGAGGGCCGCCGCCGGGGCATGCTCCGGCGGCGGCAAGGACACCCTGGTGGCCTCCTTCCTCCGCTTCATCCTCCTCTTGCTTCTCCCTCTCACCGCTCTGTATATCCTCTACGCCCTGCATGCCATTCTGTCCTCCACATACCCGCCTGAACATGATCGCATCATGGCCGCCGCCTCCGTCTCACACGTCACCACCCACAACCATACATCATCCATGCCGCCGCCTCCCCTTATGGTCACGGTATCGACGCCGAGGACACCGCCTCCACCGGCCATTGTCACGGTGCCGACGGCGAGGATGCCGCCGACGCCCGCCACGGTCACGGTggtgtcgacggcgaggatgcctCAACCACCCGCCACAGTCACGGTGGTGACGACGGCGAGGATGCCACCACCACCCGCCACGGTCACGGTGGTGATGACGCCAAGGATGCCACCATCACCAGCCGCGGTCACGGTGGTGTCGACGGCGAGGCTGCCACCACTACCCGCCACGGTCACGGTGGTGTCGACGGCGACGATGCCACCACCACCCGCTACGGTCCCGGTGGCGGTGGTGACGACGGCGAGGATGCCACCATCACCCGCCGCGGTCAAGGTGGTGTCGACGGCGAGGCTGCCACCACTACCCGCCACGGTCACGGTGGTGTCGACGGCAAGTACGCTACCACCATCACCACCTGCCACGATCATGGtgtcgacgacgccgacgacgctgcaGCACTTGGTGTTCGGCATCGCGGCGTCGGCGCGCATGTGGGAGAAGCGGAAGGAGTACATTAAAATCTGGTGGCGCCCTAACTCTGGCATGCGGGGTTTCGTATGGCTGGACCGCGGCGTGCGGGAGTCGAGGGTGCCGGAGGGGCTGCCGGCCATCAAGATATCCTCTGACACCTCCGGCTTCCCCTACACGCACCGGCGCGGCCACCGCTCTGCCATCCGCATTTCCCGCATCGTCTCTGAGACCTTCCGCCTCGGGCTCCCAGGCGTGCGCTGGTTCGTCATGGGCGACGACGACACGGTCTTCCTCCCGGACAACCTCCTCGCCGTCCTCGGGAGGCTCGACCACCGGCAGCCATACTACGTCGGCTCCCCCTCCGAGAGCCACCTGCAGAACATCTTCTTCTCGTACGGGAtggcgttcggcggcggcggcttcgccaTCAGCCAGCCTCTGGCGGCGAGGCTGGAGCGGATGCAGGACGCCTGCATCCGCCGGTACCCGTGGCTGTACGGCAGCGACGACCGGATCCAGGCGTGCATGGCGGAGCTGGGCGTGCCGCTCACGAGGCACCCGGGGTTCCACCAGTACGACGTGTACGGTGACCTCCTGGGCCTCCTCGCCGCCCACCCGGTGGCGCCGCTGGTGTCGCTGCACCACCTCGACGTAGTGCGGCCTCTCTTCCCCAACGTGCGCTCGCGCCCGGCGGCTCTGCGGAGGCTGTTCGACGGGCCGGTGATGCTGGACTCGGCGGGGGTGATGCAGCAGTCCATATGCTACGACGCGGCGAACCGGTGGACGGTGTCGGTGGCGTGGGGGTTCGTGGTGACGGTGACGAGGGGCGTGATGCCGGCGCGGGAGATGGAGATGCCGGCGCGGACGTTCCTGAACTGGTACCGGCGCGCGGACTACAAGGCGCACGCGTTCAACACCCGGCCCCTGGCGCGCAACCAGTGCGAGAGGCCCGCGCTCTACTACCTGGCGTCGGCGCGGCGCACGGTGGTGCGCACCGGGGAGACCACCGTGACGAGGTACCAGCGGTGGCGCCACCGCAACGATGTACGGCCGCCTTGCCGGTGGAGGATCCCCGACCCGGACGCGCTGCTCGACAGCGTCATCGTGCTCAAGAAGCCTGACCCCGGGTTATGGGACCGG TCCCCGATGCGGAATTGCTGCCGGGTGCTGTCCTCTCCGAGGAAAGAAGGGGGCGGGAACAAGACGATGACCATAGACGTGAGTGTATGCAAGGACTGGGAGTACAGTCAAGTATAG